The nucleotide window aagttgccacgaAAGAAGCgatgcgcagtggagattgtgctagtaggggcagaggcccaggatccagacaatagtgCACCATTTCAAGCGAAGTCGGTGGAATTCGGGGGCTATTAGGTGACAGACTATCCTAGGACAGTGCTTCATCtatgtgtgacccaagagcgggtggataaaagtcgattgccaaaggagcgaacaaaattgaaggtggaagagaccctatgatgtattggcagaggccacacatggagggattacAATTCGAGTTCAATCTCATTAGAATCAGAATGCAAtaaagatgtcactaggaggcgacatggtgcagcgaatcATAGTGGAACAgctcgtggcaatgtgatacacatgacaagtcccgtgagggattataTCATACGgagatatgatcgggagctactggaagctccactttggtgaacaacatacggcaagaagagctatggattcaaagagtgaaggtcgtggtaccgcagaggcgggtcttccatgcgtgcattgaattttacatcgaatgaaagccttggtcatcagcatatgggggttgtgttccaccaagaaaAAAGTCCAAATGCAAGTAccagagtcccatgggagggacttgatcatgcagaggtataatcgaagcagctagagagttggactgcttcagagtccatattcgtttaagggagcccgacaaatcagaagacaaggtcgagtaagcgaacgttgctaccaaggaagctaaggagaacagaattggtacaaatcctataacgtgatggtagaggccatgcatgagagttgcagtatatttttccatcgaccaaagggagctgcttggagaatacaaaggtgttgaagcagggggttgaaaggggcgaggaagcgacgacgagtccagagagacttaactacctaaaatcaagcattagttagaatggaggtggactcggaggagtgccatagagacatatctactgatcatgaagaaaagggatgcagatgcgaggcgacggatagtagggccataggcatggcagcgccatggtaccgtagaggtaggacttccgtgaaagtcattaatcctttgctctcatggagggagagtacatggtcgtgaaagggaccgaggaggtagaggatgcagaggcaaactccaagtaccgagacaaggctgaagggcagaggccaaggaacttcataagaccggtgtcaacgagcttctcatcaagatagcctaaagtgaaggacttcgggtcatgcaagagcacatgaccaaggaacgaagcagataGTATgtgatgttgtacctttgctactcaatggagtaggcggccgggttgatggagaagacggtacaatcccagaggcgaccaaatctattagagaattactccaagttgtggtgaaaacttcctgaagttcgatgacattgagaaggtgaatcacagtagctaactcaatgcaaggagtgcaaacatttcgagtgctttagaagtgtgagcgaaGAGCAAGCGAAGattagtaactagctcgatgcatggagtacaactcttgaggaggtgggcgaagtcaagtaaccattgtcttctcaactcttaagagaatgggcgaaaccgagtaccccaatgctcttatctatccagtagatgaGCTATGTACATATTCAAAGACCATTcaaagatattagaagacaatagttgtcaaatcctcaccaatgatgatcagtgctactgagagtagattatccactttatttcccaacagaatgtcaatcaaaaacggaagtgatgcgaatctacttgaaagtgacaactaagtgaaagaagagtcaataagcaacttttgtggaggaatgacccaaaactttagaagtttacgaggcgatgctcgttaaagctccaacaagcatccaccgagTTCAAGCAGCATAAGGCATTTAAGAGACTGGTGCAtattaaagatggtcttttcctttatctggaggatccgtaagaaccaacaatgatcaacaaaactcagccaaccccacactagagagtcattagtgagttgaagcagcatggcggatcaaaggttcgactacttaaaAACAACAACAGAGAGCAGGgtaggagccaagaggtgcattgcagctggagcagaagattgaaaactcaacaaaggtgaggtgttgcagtgtcagcaaaggcttcgacgagaacgtcgaaggaataagtgggggagaatgtcacggacaaagtttcaTGATGTTTGATTCagtacttatgtatgtccatgtctttttgtttgttcatgctttgcacaacatgtagaggaacggtcgaaggctCAACAGCCCcatttttagttgggtttggtgtccttcttaggcttgtaaataaaagtcatGTTATGTAGACACTTACGAGAGATATTCGATTTATAGTTGAcaattttaaccctttgttgtgcaatcattcagagcttataaagtctatttataatttgtattgtcgATGAAGTATTTCCtggaatgtttacttgtggatcccgagtgaaacgctttctctaacccgttttctcttttattggtcttaagggaccatgggaggtttcggggagactgacatTTACGAACGGACACACAATGATAccacacgacttaagcaaaaccagctaagtttatGATACTGCATCACTCTGCATTTATATTAATATTGATACAGTTACTGAGCAACAACTATGTTAACATTAAGATAAATAGTGGTGGTCGTCACAACGTCTAGAAGATGGTCAACCTCAACCTAAAGCTATAATTGTCGAAGCTCCTATTGGTCCCCTTGTTGTTGCTTACATCTGCATCGACCATGATGTCGCTCAACATAAAGGACGTGGGTTGAATTCATCCCACAAAAATAAATTGAATTAAGTTTGAtctaaatatattatgaaatttataaaaataaattgaattcgttccacgaaatttttttttgcttGGTTGGTACACGTTACTAATTAGTGATATGTGATCAAAATCTTGCTATTAGCAATTTAGGCTTTTAAAATGTAAGCTAACACCTTCTAAATTTGCAGGTTTGGATCATCAAGAAACCAATTACTCAtgtgtaaatatttattttttttattcaagattgtttattttaatttttttgtattcGAATTCGTTTCGGATAATAGCGCAAATTATAAAACCAATTAAATTCAATGATACCAATTATTTTGTCATCTCCTTTCCCGCAATAATATTTTACATAGATTATATATTTTGCCTGAttgaaatataattaataattaagaCCTTACGATTAAGGATCCAAGTCTTTATAATCTAAACTAGTTTATGCtttttaatcttgtaggagaggGATTTGGATCCTCAATCTAAAAAAGTGAATATTGTATATTATTACCAGACTAATCTTCTTTTTATGTAACCTATACTTATTTTAGGCgtaaatatgtattttttattcaaccaaaattctatttgaaacatatatttttttttctatttgaacTCGTTGTTCAGATTATTATCTAAACTTAAGCTTGTTAGATTAGGAGTCAAATCCTATATAGACCAATGTTTGATCATTCTCTTTTACTCGTGAATATTTTCATAGTAATCATAAATTTTTTATGCATAATATATAATGCAATGTTAtagttaaaaaaaaactattaggtGATTTAACACATTATAGATGTTGTTTATGACATTAAATGAAaagcaaaaaatataaaatataaaataatatcttcatctaGAATTTACCGGCTCAATAAACAAGAAATGTGTACTCTGTTGGAGCAAAATATAATTGGAAAATTCAGAAAACTTGATGCAATCAAAGTCCCTAAGAACAACATGACATGTGTGTTTTCTCACAGCATTAATATTCCTCTAGCTAAATCCGATGAATTCCAAACGTCCATTTCCAACACTGACACCCTTTCCTTGTGTGGCGATCTTCGCCCGCCATCTATGGCTTGAGATCCAAAAGTCAATCGCTGTGATTGTTGGACCGTGCGTGAGAACATCATCAGGAGAATGGAAAGAACATGGTCGCTCGTTTTGACTTTGACTTCTTTTCGTTTGAATCGTGAAGCATTTCtcctccttatatatatatatatatatataattgtttttTCCTTTAAACAAGGAAACGATTCTCCCATTAATATTGCTATAATTTGATTCTTGTTTAAGTATATATTCGATCGAACTCGATTCGGATTATGACTCCCGCCGTGTTTGAATGGCGACCTCTCGAATCATCTATTGTGGAGGACTTCTTCCACGTGGACGGGAATAGCTGGTCTTACAAATTTGCGTCGAATGAGGAGTTGCCTCATCGTCTCTTCTTTCCTCTGTGCTCATCCCCCGCTTTGTCTGTCTCCCCATTGCAAAAGATAACGAAAATGACTAGCTCCGGCAGCGCCACCGGGCCCCACGCCCTCTTCGTGACCGCTCCCTACCAAGGTCACTTCGCCCCGGCCGTCGACCTCGCCATCAAGCTGGCCGCCAGGGGCTTCGTCGTCACGTTCGCCTGCACAGAGGCCTTCCAACACCAGCGCACCGCCTCCGGTGCCTCCTCCGCGGACCACCGCGACGTCTTCGCCGGCGCACGCTCCAGGGGCCTCGACATCCGCTACGAGCTCGTCAGCGACGGCCTGCCGGTGTCCTTCGACCGCCATTCGCACCCCGAGCAGTTCTACTCcgccctcctccacctcctcccctCCCACGTCGACGAGCTGATCCGGAAGCTCCTCCTCTCTGAGGCCCCCGTCGACTTCATCCTCACCGACACCTTCTTCTCGTGGGCGTCCACCCTGGCCAAGAACCATGGCCTGCCGTGCGTCTCCTTCTGGACCAAGCCGGCGCTCGTCTTCACCCTCTACTACCACATGGACCTCCTCATCGCCAACGGCCACTTCGCTTCTCCCGGTAAGGAACGATCGCCATGGCGTTTGTTTGTCTCGTTATTGACCGTTACGTTGTTCGTGGTGTGCGTTTAGAGAATCGCAAGGACACCATCACCTACATACCGGGCATTCCGGCGATCGAGACGACCGACCTCGCGTCGTACCTTCGGGAGACGGACACCACCACGCCCTTACAGCAGATGATCGCCAGGTCATTCGAGGAGGTCAAGAGGTGCGACTTCGTGCTAGCCAACACCGTGCAGGAGCTCGAAGAGGAGACCATCGCCGTGCTGCAGCAGGAGCAGCCGTTCTACGCCGTCGGGCCGGTCTTTCCCGACGGCTTCACCGGGGGCACCGTCATGACCTCCCTCTGGCCCGAGTCGGATTGTTCGTCGTGGCTCGACTCCATGCCGCCGAGCTCCGTGCTCTATGTCTCGTTCGGAAGCATCGCCTCTGTCAGCAAAAAAGATTTTGAGGAGATCGCCTACGGGGTCTTGAACAGTAAGGCCAACTTCGTATGGGTGCTTCGACCGGGGAGCTCGAGCTCCGGCGCCGCCAACCCACTTCCTCAAGGGTTCTTCGAGGCGAGCCGCGAGCGGGGGATGGTGGTGCCGTGGTGCCGCCAGCGAGAGGTTCTGCAGCATCCTGCGGTCGGCGCCTTCTTGacgcactgcgggtggaactcggtGGCGGAGAGCATGTGGTGCGGCGTGCCGATGCTGTGCTTCCCGCTGTTCTCGGACCAGCCGCCCAACCGGAAGCTGGTGGTTGAGAATCTGGGAATAGGGATGGATCTCGGGGAAATCGGTGAGGTTAGCAGAGGCAAAGTGTCGAGCAGAATCGACGACCTGATGGGAGGGGAAGGCGGTGCAGAACTGAGGAGGAAGATGAAAGAGGTGAAGAAGGCCGTGCAGGGTGCGGTGGCTCCGCATGGTTCGTCGCAAAAGAACTTGGATCAATTCACCGCCGATCTACTCGGACTTCTCTCACAAAAGAAGGCATCAGCTGTCACAGAGACGAAGAGGAGTTAGGCATACATAGCCAAGTTTTTAGAGCGTAATTTAGAATAACATGTACCCCTTACAGGTACTTTAAATTACAGCTATTTTCTCCAGTAAATGTGATGTATTATTATTCAGCTCACAAAAAATTGCAACTCAATGTAACTTTATGGTCATAATTTTAAGATTATGATAAATAAGTGGCATCATTTGTGTCCAACCTTTAATCTAAATTAATTCATTAATTTCGTTTGATCtaaattattgatcaaaatattttgattgaaattgataataatatacttAATTTTACAGTTTGAGAAATATGACCACTTTACTCACTCTCATATCTTGCGGCATCGAAAGCAACACGAATTACGCAGTAGAACAGAGAAGACACTTCAAACACAGTAGCTGTTTCAGAACCTCAAGAAGATCGCAAAGGATACATGGGTGGCGGAGACGATGGCCGAGTGGTTCAAGGGCACTGGAACTCCTTGGGGACTATCTTGCCACAGTAGTTGAGGAGCAGGCTGAGGTCGACGAGGACGTTGAGGTTGATGCCGAGGACCTTGGCCTTGAGTGTGGTGCAGAGGCACACCGCCGCCTCGAGGTCGACGAGGCCGTCGATGAGAGTGCAGCACTCGCACGGCTGCTCGGGGAACTTGCCGACGCCGACGGTGATGAGGCCGTTGAGCACGTTGGCGCAGGCGACCAGTTTGAGGGTGTCGATGGGGCACTTGCCGTAGGAAGGCTTCGGGGTGGGCTAGGGTGGCTTGGGGGTCGGGGTGGGGCAGGTGCCGCAGGCACTggtgagggagaagaagaggaggttgaGGGCAAGCAAGAGGCCGAGTGATGCTTAGGCTTTGGACAAAATGAGAAGCATACGGATCATCCGCAGCATACAAAAACAGGGTTGCGAGCTCTACCTAAACCAGCTAGAGAGTGGCTCATCACATTAGCAGATCTACAGAGGTGAGAGACTTCCACCACTCTAAGTCTGTCAAAAAGGTGGAAAATATCGCAAAAAAAAGGACAAAGCGTCTGTCTTGATCCGTAAATGTGTTCATTGGAGGAGTTCAGCAGCCTCGAGTCCTTCCCACAATGCCAACACCGCAGCCATCAGACGGCTTTCTGCCTTTGCACGGGCCACCACCGAGCCAAAGGGGTGTGTTCGCCGAGTCCTGAACGGAGAATCCAGTACCGGAAGGGTGGTCAATAATAATGAATGAGCCATCAAAAGTTAGACAGTAACACAAACTTACCTGTAGGACTCCTGCCCCATCCCCTCTAGTCTCTACATAGCTCTCGGTACCTGGGAGCTGCATATGGGGTTACGTCGCACAGTTGTTGCAGAGAAAGATGACGAGGGAAGACATGTGGACGATGAATCCGGTGGGCAAAGAGTTTTAGCTGGCATCACATGTCGGCTTGTGTCGTACCTACTCCACGGGATGAATCCGGTGGGCAAAGAGCTTTAGCTGGAATCACATGCGGCTTGTTTCCTTCCTGCTCTGCGTGATGTAGCACGCATCGCGATAACTTGTTCTCATCTGTTTATTTCCTGGCAATCTCATCGCTATAACTTGTTCTCATCTTTTGATTGTGGTCTCTTATGTACTGTTGCTATGAAATAAAGGCTACTGTGTCTCCTGTAAACTTACCATGGAGATCCAGAattatcgaagaagaagaaggagcccACTGGGTGTGAAGAGCAGAAGAAAATAACTGTTGTTCAGACGAAGCAATTCCCTGCACAAGAACGAAACTCCAGTTATTAAGATGGGTTACGTGAGCCATGTGATACCACCGCAGCTTCTCAAGCACGAAACCAAGTTGTCCTTCCTCAGGCAATGCCCTGCATCGTCATGCGTGGTGACAATTAAGTACGTCAATGCCGATATGGTTGACTGCGCTGCTTGTGGGGTGTTTGATGAATTGTCAACCCTGCAGATGAGACCATGTGGTGAAACGGCTTCGTAGTATGTGCGCAGTTGAAGAAGCTGTGGATGGAACGGACAACGGTATTGTAAATAGTTAGAAAATCCTTTCTTAGCCACACTGGTCTATCAATCACTATTGTAATCGTTACCATCATGATCGTGATCATATTTCTTGTAATATTCAATTGTGAATGGGATGACCGTCCGTCGTGAGGCGCGGCGTACCGAACAGGTTTCCTGGTCAAACAGCGCGCAGCGGCCATATTTGCCTGCCTTTTCCAGAGTTGAAATCACCTGCTCGGCTGACCATCTCAACACTCAAAAACAGCATCCTTGATTTTTCTAAAGGAAAATTGGGTATCAAATACTTTTTATTGTCAGTGTATAACTAACTAATACAACATTTTATGGATCAAACACAATCCCAACTCTCCCCCACTGGATGCTAAAGAGGACGTAAAAGCTACCACTCTGCAAGTAGACCAATTTGTGGGTTCACATAATGAGAGTTCATCAACGGGAAAGGACATATCGCATAAAAAGCAGTGTTTTCCAAAGAGCAATTCCACTGCAAGTGCAATCATGGTGCCGATTCCCACAAGACAAATTCTACGGCCACAGAGAAAAGGTAACTACTGTTCTTCAACATAATTAAGAAAATAGCACGCATATGCATCCATGTCGAGAAGAGAGCATAAAAAAGAAGCATTCAGAATGCGTATATATTATTCCAGTTGCAGGATCACCAAATAAAGTCAAGGAACCGA belongs to Musa acuminata AAA Group cultivar baxijiao chromosome BXJ3-5, Cavendish_Baxijiao_AAA, whole genome shotgun sequence and includes:
- the LOC135638199 gene encoding UDP-glycosyltransferase 86A2-like; its protein translation is MTPAVFEWRPLESSIVEDFFHVDGNSWSYKFASNEELPHRLFFPLCSSPALSVSPLQKITKMTSSGSATGPHALFVTAPYQGHFAPAVDLAIKLAARGFVVTFACTEAFQHQRTASGASSADHRDVFAGARSRGLDIRYELVSDGLPVSFDRHSHPEQFYSALLHLLPSHVDELIRKLLLSEAPVDFILTDTFFSWASTLAKNHGLPCVSFWTKPALVFTLYYHMDLLIANGHFASPENRKDTITYIPGIPAIETTDLASYLRETDTTTPLQQMIARSFEEVKRCDFVLANTVQELEEETIAVLQQEQPFYAVGPVFPDGFTGGTVMTSLWPESDCSSWLDSMPPSSVLYVSFGSIASVSKKDFEEIAYGVLNSKANFVWVLRPGSSSSGAANPLPQGFFEASRERGMVVPWCRQREVLQHPAVGAFLTHCGWNSVAESMWCGVPMLCFPLFSDQPPNRKLVVENLGIGMDLGEIGEVSRGKVSSRIDDLMGGEGGAELRRKMKEVKKAVQGAVAPHGSSQKNLDQFTADLLGLLSQKKASAVTETKRS